The Alligator mississippiensis isolate rAllMis1 chromosome 3, rAllMis1, whole genome shotgun sequence DNA window TCCCCAGCAGCTGGtattccctgctctgtctcttcTCTCTGCTGCCTTTTGTATATCTGCAGGAGAACCCAGTGGCAGCCAAGTATCCTGGAGCCACCAGGAAATGGAGAATCTTTGGTTCCACTGAAAGTCCTACAGTGGTACTAGTACCTATATTTCATAGTGTCCACAGCATCTCATAGATGGGGCTTAGCTTCTAATGACCAGCCACACTGAATAGAAGCTACATTGGCTCAGGTATAAGTCTAAGGGTTGGCAATATTTACAGAGCCCAGGAAATctggcagttttgttttgaaTGTGAAACGGAGGTTAAGTCTAGTGTCTCATTCCATTCCCTTACTCTCTCCCAGTAGGAGTTAGAGATTTATACTGTCATGAGCATGTAATTAAGTCAAGAGCCCTGCCTGTCAATGCAACATCATGTTTTAGGGTCAAAAGGTGGTCCTTTACTCCCATGATAGCTTGTGACCAAAAGTAGAGTTATATGGAGGCTTGGAACCATGCTACTCCTCACATaatatttgttttggtttttttttaggaTGTCAGATTGCAGTTTCCCCAGACACTGAGcagtttgctgctgactggctgggagaGGATGTCACTGGGGCGACCCTTGGGATCATTGGAATGGGCAGGATTGGCTATAAAGTGGCCAAGCGGGCCAAAGCCTTTGACATGAGAATTCTGTATCACAACAGGAACCGGAGGTGAAAGTGCACCTTGCTTTTCAAGATTACCTGTAGCTCTCATTATCAAATATTTTTCTTGTCCCAAGTGGGATGAGGATGTAGTGACATGATATTGTTGTTTAGGCCCTTTTTGATTATTTGTGATTTTAATTCTAAGCAGTGAGAAACAGTTCTGgcttgttttattttatgttcaATTTAGGGCCAAAGCAGAAAGGAATAGAAATGTGCGTGAATTGCCGCTCTTCCTATAAACCAGAAGTTCACAAACGTTTTCAGAATAGACCATGGCTTAATAGAGTGTGAAAAAGGGAGATGGTTCAGTCAGTGCATAGCATGAGACCTGAATAGAAGCAGCTGGTTTGACCCTGAGGCAgctaaaaataaagaaatcagTAGCATGTGACCTGCTAGAGCTCTGTGGATCAACTGTGGTCTATAGACCACAGATGGAAACTTCTCCTAACATAAATACCATAAATCCCCTCCTTGAATTGTGCCTGCCCCTATATTGCAGACATAGAAAATGAAAATTGATTGAGATGGGAAAGTATTCATGTCGGAGCCAGAAGCTGTGATGACCAGTGTATCTATTTACTACTTCTGCATTGTAGTGTTGGGGCCTCATGCTTGGCACTATACAGACATTCAGCAAATGACAGTCCTTGCCCTGAAGAACTTAGTGTCTAAAAGATGAGACATAATTGTGGATGGTGGTAAATGACCCAGTGAGACACTGGCAACCTTCTGGACATCTCTAGTATCCCCAAATAAGGTCCCTGGCTGCAGTCTCCCTCATAAGAATTGCCTTTGTTCAATGGTTTGCTTTTGTTTATCTCCTCTTCTCATTTCTTACTTTGTTACTTCCATACACTAAGTTTTATCCTAACCAGGAAACTTCACCAGGAAGCTGGTATCATAGCTCTTGGAAGAGAACAGCTTTAGAGGCTCTTTAGAACAGTGCAGTTTGCTGTGGGTCAGGCActaactcatagtttcatagtagctccACTGACTggcaaaaggcaatcaggactcatagtagacacatcttttattagaccaacaagatttttgaaaaaaaatctctttaattacaagcttttgagcacaaacacccttcatcaggcattggagaaaagattgtaaaagttcttcttgGTAGAAATTAAATTTCATAtttctattgactcctctgtgaaatcctatgaaatatgaactttcatttctacccaggagaacttttacaatattttctccAATGCcatacaatgagaggctgagagatatGGGTCTgttcatcctggagaagagaagactcagagagaaCTTGTTGGCAGCCTAAGGGGTGCATATCAGGGACtgggaaaatgtctgttcaccagggctccccaggggaagactaggatcAATAGTCATAAATTGCTAGCTAACCACTTTAGATTACAGtagatgtaaggaaaaacttctttacaactcgaGTATCTGGGGCCTGGAATAGATGCccgccagaggtggtacaatcacctactctgggtATCTTCAATAAAtgtctggatgctcaccttgctggagtcatctgaccccagtagtcttttctgcccaagcacaggggggctggacctgatgatattGAAAGATCCTTTCCAGctgctaacatctatgaatctatgatggtctgagttttttgcaacagaattgctctatttgtctgtagttaaaaaaaatgagtgaaagctaagagctggcattttctgaggggtcttgagtctaaaaaggttgagaagcagtTAGAAAGCAGGcattcccaaactgtggtacatgtacccctgggggtacgcaagacatctctggggaatacacaggagaaattgtgtaacagcagatttaattttcattagaataactggcatttaaggggttacaATATAAACTATATACTGGTAGGGATACATGgtcagctggtaaatctggaagggggtacacagtAAGAAAGTTTGAGAGCCTCTGAGGTAGAGGATACTTATGTGACCCCTTACTGAGCAGCAAATAAGATATTGACCAATTATTCAAACTTTGGGAGAGCAAGGGAATGTGTTTTGTAATGCAGATTTGAGCCAGGGATGTGAATGGTTAAATGTTTCTATATTTAACTGTATCATATGCTGATAACCAGTACTACCTTACTGGTTATCATttagtgcagggctgggagtagTCCAGCAGGAACGGGGAGAAGGGAAGCGGCACAGTGCTCCTAAAGgcggcagggctggcagggaagagggagggaataGGGGGTACTTGTACCTAGTAtggcagagaggctgtggaggAGCAGCAAGGGTCCCAATCTTTCTTGTGGAGGCATAATAGCCCTGGCCCTTTCCATGCTGTCCACCCTGAGGTGCACGTGTACCTGTTGCTGGCAataagctgggccagggctctgcagaccccactgcagccacttgcagccccgGCCCCTGGGCAGCTGCACATGGATGCCAGCAGTAGGTGAGGGACcttcccagcccactgctgctgcccagagaacAAGCAAGTACAGGTGGAAGCTGGTCCCCAGTAGATACATGTTATCATGTTTAACTGATAGCATTAGGGGAGTTTAAATTGGTACTTAATTAATTAGTATTTACatctgtcacggcagggtcctcacggagggccgtgatctccttgaggccctctcaccgcgctactccggcccgagggcaccctccgttctcacccgccacgtcttgatggaatatatgtaatagggaggctgccttgtgttacctcgggcctgtcagctcctggacccctcgtgggtctccccgtataatgggcgctacccaagcgccctagccttatgggctatgcatggctcctacctcccctgataccacgccccaagcctcgcagatgtaaaggacgttgtccggtctgtctctctactgtggcccaccctgggctccctctctcatgcccagcctcttgctgggactctcgtctggcccactctgggcctcccctgccagtgtggttccgcttcgggactctctagcgggcctccggtcctatgggccaaccgcacggataccctccctgactctggctccccgcgctgctactcccggtcttctcaggggcaactgccgcgccctgccttggtctgagggggattgccgcactagcctgcggccgggctcgctatgcccgtgcgcccacactaggctactcaatagtacacaagggcgttccccctctctggggctcgccgcgcccacactgggctactcaataaaacacaatggcgttccccctctctggggctcgccgcgcccacactgggctcttcagtaataccgcccctttcctggggccgggggctatgttcccccacacgcaatccggggtctcggtccccgttcgcaacctacgggctgcgcccgcgacccactggccgtgctcctcgccacccgctgctcgcgcagtggcgtgcgagctgcgccttccctggcgctatacaggggctatgctcccccacacgcaatccggggtctaggtccccgtctgcaacctatgggttgcgcccgcgacccactggccgcgctcctcgccgccagctgctccagcactggcGGGCGAGTAATTgaagcctcctccaacccctacagcctcgcccaagcctccgggtgtaataacacaaacacaaagcaaaaccacaagcccctaggctgtaacacaaatgcaagccgcctggccataactcctcatcatagctcaagcctccagggctatcatgagctgtacttgcaacttaggctccttcccatatctcagccaagggagctcctacctctccagctgctggcaaggaactgccagcctggcctcagccctgagctttataagggccaggccctgccccctacaggcagctggctccgcttggttgctccggcaacccacagctgtgctcacttggttctgccagggctctctctctggcagtttctcctctcttaggagcaggcactaaggtgccctgtgacaacATCGCTAATTTGAAACTCCTCCAGTATTTGCTGTTTACCACTGAAATTGAATTTTGCTTTCCTTcagaaaggaggaagaggagcaggcTGTTGGTGCTTGTTACTGTGAAAAAATGGAAGACTTGCTCCAGAAGTCAGATTTTGTGATGTTGGTTGTGAACCTGACACCTCAGACACACAAACTGATTGGGAAAAGAGAACTAGAGCTGATGAAACCCACTGCTACTCTCATTAACATCTGCAGAGGTAGGGTACAGGATAACTGTTTGCCAAATGCAACtctcttttaaatttaaaagtcTCTGGAGAAAAATCAACCCCTAATGCCAGGTAGAATTTTTCTGTAAAATTTCTGTCTatagccctgattcagcaaagtgcTTAAAACTCATTCATAAATTGAAGCATATGAGTACTCCTGTTAAAATACAGTGGAAATttgcatgcttaaaattaagtatGGCTGTAAGTGCTTTTGGAAATTATGGATAGGATTATTATGGTTAAAGTAATGCATAGTTTTAAATGGTCTGTAGAATCATGGCTAATAACAGCAGTTTTTCATACAGGAGTTTGGGGCAGTAGGCACAGCAAGAGGGTTAGATTGTTCTATTACCTTTGACCAGACAGTTAAAAAATGACCTCTGAAGCTTTATCTGTTAAAGACAGATTCATCCAATAAGCAAAACTTATGTATCATCTATTTAAAAAGCACTTGTCTTATCTAGAACCTTGGAATTTTAGTATAAAACCttttatttgtaattttattGCCAATTTTTAGAATCAGTACTTTTTCTGACAGAGATGGAAGTACATTGATATATTAAAATGTACATTACAGTATTTTTTATTTAGTAGATTTTGTTCCTGTAATCTAGGCCCAGTGATTGATCAAGATGCACTGGTGGAAGCACTTCAGAATAAAGTTATCAAGGCTGCTGCACTGGATGTGACTTACCCTGAACCTCTGCCAAGGTAGAAAATAGTCAAATCAAAAAGCATGTGGGTGCACACAAAGTTTTAAATAAGTAAGTCTGTGAGTATTCACATGAATGAGAAGCTGCATcatatttaattattattaatatattgaTCCCATTTAAATCAACAGGACTGCCTATATACACAGATTTGTCAGGATTAGCAACCTAGACCCCAACCCAACAGTCCTTTTAAATAAACACAATTTATGTAAACTTCTTTAGGAGTTTTGCTGCCTAAAAGCTGTAGGATCAGGCTTGGAGTACAGCAGTTAAGTCCACTCTGTATATGCTTTAACCAAGCAATAATTTCATATTAAAatgtaacaataataataatgaaaagagCTGATACAAGCTTTGAGTTTCATCTCTAATGtttctattttccttttttttccagagatCATCCTTTGTTAAAATTAAAGAACATTATAATTACTCCTCACATTGGAACTGCTACTAAACACGCACGGTGGCTCATGATGAAGAGTATGGTTGAAAACATATTTTCTGCTCTGAATGGTTTTCCTATCCCTAATGAAGTATTTCCTTAATGTGActtctgtctctagtgggttatggaatagagaagatcccacacaacttactgattcatttgatgcactaGCTGGGGGAGTATCTAGTTGActgcacaatttcacaatgattgcacacttaattcatataacacaattttattttaaaattctttgctacacatataacactgcttaactttaagaaataccacaaacattaagaacacaataactacatatatcagaaacaatgctccaaatgcacttccttcccaaacaatgctataagaattagtattacaaaaacaattacaattacaactaaaagttaaatttgaatcaatactattattttcataatatacttacaatcctagaattccgtgaagccaaacacctaaatatggtttcattcctcagtagtatggttcaatggtCTGGcttcaatactgataggactaagtccccttccttcagtccctttcgggtgctccgcggcttcagcatgaactaagagattcgtgttcacggagagggtggttcaagggatcagtctgatctggcctacacttgcaattcttcctttgttgttctgcaagtgaagttacctccaaattgggacagtaggttacggtttttattgagtgagttgccgtcttgggcccctcctacccaaacctgtcactactcccaaatttgggctcagatcttacttaacagattcttttgatTGGTAATTAGTTTtttgttgaccattttaattactttgaggaatttccatatcactgaattgacttttatttccaatcttttaaaaggctcctaggtttgatttctcggaatgtgggatgtttgcttaagagTCATTTTTATGTTagctttgttaaaggcctctaaagataaaattcaagagttaagactttgagcaaagtcaggaccttctgcatgtagaccaaaacaatggcctagataagacgataaatcttgtcttcttcctaaactggctaatgggcaactattacaaacattcaaatattacattcaatatgacaacttCTATTTGGCAATAGCTAATGTTTATATTAATGAAAGGAAATACTAATTTGAATCTTATGTATATAATTAGTTTATGCGTGTTAAACAATAACATGTAGaagtaaaatatttgtttttaagtttattttgaTTTAACTATAAAAAATTCTTCGTGAAAATCATGGAGTACTTCATCCTAAGCTTAACATGAATGAGTAACTTGGCTGCATTTCTGCTGAGTCTAGCTTTTGGTGCACTTTATTTTGATTGCCTCGGAGTTGCCCTACAGCATTCTAGCACAACAGACAAATGAAAATAACTTCACCCACACACAGTAAGGCGATCTGTATTGTAGTGCTTTTAACAGAGAAGGATACATTCCACAGCAAAATGTAGCCTGTTGTTTTTAATAATTGGTTAGACTTGGCAATGCTTGTAACTTATCCTAAGGGTCAGTACTTGGGATGTGTCACCCAAGGAACAGTACATAGAAGGAAACACGGCTGAGTGCAGTATTAGCCTACACCATAAAATCTCTAGTACAGTACCAGTGGATATGTAGCTTATCAACACAAGGAACATTTTGCTCATTTCGTTAAACCACCTATGGACGCATCAAAAGCTGTACATAAATTATGTCTACAGGTGGGATTTTTCTGGCATAGGCATGCAGGTTAAGGTTGTGGTGCTAGAAACAAAACTATGCAGGCCAGGCCTGGACTGGCACTCCAGACTTCCTCTGCAGATCACCTTTGCTACAgtctcattcttttcttttttaggtgGTTCAGTTCCATTGATTAATGCCTTAGGGCATCATAAAGCAAAGGCTTTGCCTGTTTTACATCCCTCCCCATTGATCAGTACTATGGTAGGGAAGCAGCATACCATCAGTGCCTATTCTCCTTTGTCCCCAGGCTGCTAAGCCTACATGAGGATAAGGGCACATTCTGGTCCCTCCCTTTATTCCCTCGCATATGCATATAGGGCAGGTGACAGATGCACTTTTTAGGTGTTCTTAAGTCTAGTTCTAAGTCTAGTTAAATAACAATCTTTCTAGTTGCTACTGAAATTCACCCATGCCTGAGATAAAATTCAGTGCAAATGTTCATCAGTAGTGAGCGTAGCCATGTTTTTGTATCATTGATGGTTTGTGCATCAGTAAGACAGTAATCCCTTCCTTTCCTGGCAGCACCAAGCTCACTGAGTGGTGAGTATTATTTCTATTGTGACAAGTACATAGGTGCCCACTGTGCtaagtcagtggttttcaatctttttaaaaTCAAGGCACCCATTGGAAAATACAAGCTCCTagcttttgactacagaaaaataatagaacaattcttctgtagcagagaactcagaaagatcacaagaggtcagaatgttttttgatAGTATGCATTCCTCTTCAGAATCTCTGGGCttattttgtgaattgtgtttcCACCCCTAACAGCACTAATATTGCATATtaaccttaaaaggatcttgcagcacctaGGTTGAGAATCACAGCTTTGTCTGAGACAACTCTGGTTGTCTTCTTCCCAGGAGGCGCCTCAGTTGTTCTGAGTCATGACTGATACAATATCTCTGGGGAGGGAAAGTAAATATCAAGTCTTCAAGTGTCTCCTGCCCACCTAGAGAACAGTGTTACTGCTGTTTGGAGTCAACAGCTTAACTTCCCTTTCACATAAAAGTGAGAAATAGGTGGAGAATAAGTGTAGGGAAACTGAGTTCATATATGACCCGTGTAGGACAACAGGTTAGAATGAAATCTCTGGCTGGATCCAGATATGCAGGCATGTGAGGTCTGAGGTGCTGCAGACCTCTTTGCAAATTTTGCAAACTGGGAGATCCCAGTAGTAAAAACAAATGCTGCAAAAAAGTTGCATGGCACACACAGGAGCGTGTGCTGGCAGACATGAAGGCTTGGTCTTCCTGGGAGatgctctagctgctggccagagcatctcccctcctctagttccaccctggctcctccagcatgccggGACAGAACTAGGAGGACCAAGGAAATGGCAGCTTCCTCAAAGCAGGGCACTTTGTCCCACACCAAAGctcatgtgcaggggtgtgtgccaTAGGGGCCGAGTACGTGggggccccagggccctggccccGCTCAGGAAGGGGCAGTCCCCGAAATGGGAACATCAACTCCTAGTACTGGGCTTCATGACTCTAGGACAGCATTTGCCTTGGATTTCCAGTATTGtgcaaggatctgggttttctgttcatcacagaaaaatgcaggaaatggtgtgtttcctcttgcaggctggcagagttccagcctgcaaggggctgcggggagtgggatgcaggaggtgccacatgcatgtgtgcacatacacacatggacATGGCCAAGAATATAgccccaggcagtgtggagacaagttcccccagctgcctgcaggtaaaaGTCTacgaggggcagattgaggcttccatggtgagggagagagtggcaggggttgggcctgagggcgctgcccagccagggtagttcatggggcctggggctggggtaggaagTGGGAGAGacccatggctcatccaggggaccaGGGGGTGCGGaatggctgccagctgctgtgcacactcctggggaggaGGGTATGTGGGGGAGGCACAGGCCGCCCAGATTTTTGCACAGGGCCGATGCAGGTTGcctgctgcccactgcaggctcagggctccctgccctgctgccctccccctgggagccccatgccagctgtgccccacGTGGCATGTGGGGATGCATTccctgggtttatcctgtgaatcatgtttgtacatctaacagtgctaattttgtgtggcaccctgctaGCACCGGTGAAGGGATttcaagacaccccagggtgccatggcctTCTGCTTGAGAATCGCTGTGCTAAGCAGTGTACAAACACACAATAAAAAAGCTGGGTCTTGCCTTAAAGCCCTTACAGTCTAGTTGCCAGAGCTTCAAAGGGGTGTTTCTCCTTTGAGTTGGGTGGACTGGGTCAGAATGGAGCAACAGGTTGAAGCAATGTCCCAGGgtccctgctgctgtcctgcccaAGTGTgagatggggggagcaggggctaggaTGGCTGTGCACGTGCTGACTCCAGCTTGCTCAGGCTAAAAGTGGAGTACTCTACTCATCTGGGGCTGATTACGGTAGTCTGAGATTTGATTCCCATCAAAACAGGTGAGGGACAATTGTAAGAACATAAAAGACACCATACTGGGTCAGATGAATGATCCATCTAGCCCAGGAGCCTGTCTCCGACAGGGGCAAGAACGGATGCTACAGGGGGGAGCATAGAACGGGGTATCTTTAGACCACCGGTTCTCACCCTGCTCtgttccaggggcagggaggacatgTGGGATAtgggggcccccaagcagccctttgcaggctggaactctgtcagcctgcaagcgagggtttcccacgtttttcaaTCTTGAAAGAATGGATTTTGAAAGTCTGCTTGCAATCCTTTCCTatgttcttgcaacccactttcgGGTGGTGACCCACGGGTGAGAAACGCAGCTCTAGGGCGATCTAGCTATGCTCTCCCTATCATCCTTCAGTCTTTGCCCTTgagactgcccccccaccccaatcagtTGAGGCAAAGAGAGAATTCAGCTACTTCACAAGAGGAACACAAAACGCAAacactcttggttcagaggtgagaCCTTGTATTAGGCTTCTTTttctttgatatcttttattaactAGAATATAGTTTCTTCGCTGCTTCACACGCACCTCCTGCGGGACGAGGGCCCGGGGCGCGACAAGACACCCCGATCCGAGTCAAGCCGAGACCTATCCAAGCCGAGTAGAGCAGGGGAGGTGGCGCGGAGCCGGGGCGGGCCCGCCGTGCCCGCAGGGGGCGCTGCGCAGTCCCCCAGCCGCGAtcggcgggcgggcgcggggccaTGTGGAGCCTGGCGGCCGGGGCGCGCCGGGCCCTGCACGTCTCTGCCGCCCTGTGCGGCTCCAGGAACCTGCTCAAGAAATTGGTCTTCAAAACCAAGTAGGTGCGCGGGGATCCCCCCCCGGCCCAGATCGGGGCCGCGGCCTTGCAGCCGCCGGGAGGCTCCAGCTCGCAGCACAACGCAGCCCCCGGCTCTGCCGCAGCTCGGGGATGTGCTCGCGGGGGCGATGCCAAGCAGGGGAGGCCCCGGGGCGGCTGGAACGCGGAGGTGTTGTGTGTTTGTGACGTCACAGAGGCGCTCTTGATGATGTCACCGTGGTACTGCCCTTCGGGAGCCTGCCTGCGCTCGCTCGGCATGGTCAGGAAGTGGCCTGTTGTCCTCAGTCGATCTCTTCCTCCCCATGAGAAGGATGACACTTTGCCTCAGGATCCACCTCTCATCTGGCTTTCTACCTTCTCAGCTTGGGACTGGAAGTGTTTttgtacaacccccccccccaaaaaaccccaaacaaacaaaaaacaaaccaaaccccaCCAGGTGGGAATGTTTTTTGGTGCGGTTTTTATTTTAGAATCTTTTATGTGTTTAAGCcccttggctgcatccagatgagagcgaatgtgtggtgtgtgtggcacCACACATTGCACAGGCaggctttccctgtggcagctgggaggggggcgTTTACCCACaggatcccagggtcaaaaacaCCCATGCTGaagaaaagcagggtggtgcatgtgaCAGCAGTGCGTGCCACCCAAATTTGGAGCCTGGCAGACCAGAGctgcactctggctgccagccaggcttcatgccatgactgcagccccaggaaaccCCCGCataaggctgctggccccagcctcccatactgtgcccggggtaacctgccataCACCAGAGTGCACATGGTACCAGCGTTCGCTAGGGACAAGTAGCATTGGCGCAAGGTCTGCACTCATCCTGACACTGTCCTTGGTCCTTTTTGGGGGGGATTTGATTCTCCTGTGAGATCTTGTAAGGGCAGCAGGTGTTCAGGGTCTTCATCTGGTGTTAATGGCTTCTATTCAGGGGAAGTGCTGTTTTTGTTAGATGGACCCTGAAAATGTGAGGTTGGCAACTGAAGAATCAATTTCTAATGAGACCAATGTAGTAAACTTTATGTTGTTTATCTTTTTCCAAAAGGAAGAAGTTTTGGTatgacagccctgggctggggtctcaTCAGGTAAGTGCACACTGTTAAAGTATCATCTTTGTGTCCGTCCTGAGGGGTGAATTTTGCTTTTCCTATTGCCCATCATGGTCAAAATGCACAAATTTCAATGAAGAAGCACCAGAAACTGAGTAACAGAAGTCACACTAACGTTTAGGCACCACGTCAAAAGGAGTCTCATCTTCAACAGGTGTAAGAAGGAAAGATCCCAGTCCTGTCGACTGGAATCAGAAGTGCTGACTATGCACAAGAATGGTTTAAGACTCACGAATCATTCCATGGAATTGCAAGTCTGGTGGTAGAAACAGGGACTAAATGTAGGTATAATGCAAAGGAGTAGCAGAAAGGGAATAGCAGAAGGAGTTATTTTAAGTTTGTCAGTGTCAAGTTATTTGTGTTTGCAGTAATTTATTTGTGTTTGTACTCCTTTCTGGTGTGCATGTGTTTTTCTCATGTGCCCCACGATACCTGTGTAAGTTTTTCTACTGGGTTCCATGGATGTTCATGCCATAGCTTCATTGGAAAATATCACCTTAATCCTGAAGTCTTGCTTTTCTAAGCAACTTTACTGTCTGCAAGATGGTGCTCTCACCACCACAATATTTTGCCTCTCTTTTCTATGTGGGCTAGCCCTTGGCTGCAATCTTACGACACATTCATGCGTGAGATCAGTCAGTGGCAATTTGTTAAATACCTGGAATTATGGGTGTGATGTGATGGCAGAACTGGGACCTTA harbors:
- the LOC102560057 gene encoding probable 2-ketogluconate reductase isoform X2, coding for MSRGCGGKTRSKTGSAPTSLHRFPSTPWLTSPPLRCLSLFNSICRLTVKIVMEEKELPYVLTDSIGGTHGVYLEHTEFLKKYFNLVAMKEFLENQKCFGEKIKAIYIWWQKPAVNQELLQSLPNLKMIANFGVGVDHLDLKLISSFGVKVTNTPFAVSNATADLGIALMLASSRRLVEGCQIAVSPDTEQFAADWLGEDVTGATLGIIGMGRIGYKVAKRAKAFDMRILYHNRNRRKEEEEQAVGACYCEKMEDLLQKSDFVMLVVNLTPQTHKLIGKRELELMKPTATLINICRGPVIDQDALVEALQNKVIKAAALDVTYPEPLPRDHPLLKLKNIIITPHIGTATKHARWLMMKSMVENIFSALNGFPIPNEVFP
- the LOC102560057 gene encoding probable 2-ketogluconate reductase isoform X1, producing the protein MEEKELPYVLTDSIGGTHGVYLEHTEFLKKYFNLVAMKEFLENQKCFGEKIKAIYIWWQKPAVNQELLQSLPNLKMIANFGVGVDHLDLKLISSFGVKVTNTPFAVSNATADLGIALMLASSRRLVEGCQIAVSPDTEQFAADWLGEDVTGATLGIIGMGRIGYKVAKRAKAFDMRILYHNRNRRKEEEEQAVGACYCEKMEDLLQKSDFVMLVVNLTPQTHKLIGKRELELMKPTATLINICRGPVIDQDALVEALQNKVIKAAALDVTYPEPLPRDHPLLKLKNIIITPHIGTATKHARWLMMKSMVENIFSALNGFPIPNEVFP